From Cellulophaga lytica DSM 7489, a single genomic window includes:
- a CDS encoding sugar phosphate nucleotidyltransferase, which produces MKIIVPMAGRGSRLRPHTLTVPKPLIPIAGKPIVHRLVSDIAKVLDEPIEEVAFILGDPAFFGDDVIASLKELAESLGAKASIYRQDQPLGTGHAIMCAKDSLSGPAVIAYADTLIRADFDLDKTADSVIWVKQVEKPEAFGVVKLNDKNEITELVEKPEQFVSDLAVIGIYYFKDVAVLKDELQHVLDNNIINGGEYQINDGIKQMMQKGKKFVSGKVDEWMDCGNKNVTVETNMRMLGFLEKDGEALVSKSVTLENANIIEPCYIGENVVLKNTTVGPYVSVGDNTAIENSTIKNSLIQTNSKIENANLDNAMVGNHVKYNGNYETISIGDYSVLE; this is translated from the coding sequence ATGAAAATTATAGTTCCAATGGCGGGCAGAGGTTCTCGTCTTAGACCACATACATTAACAGTTCCTAAGCCATTAATACCAATAGCAGGTAAACCAATTGTGCATCGCCTGGTTAGTGATATTGCTAAAGTTTTAGATGAACCAATTGAAGAGGTAGCCTTCATTTTAGGAGACCCGGCTTTTTTTGGTGATGATGTTATTGCTAGTTTAAAAGAATTAGCAGAGAGTTTAGGAGCAAAAGCATCTATTTACAGGCAAGACCAACCTTTAGGTACAGGGCACGCTATAATGTGTGCTAAAGACTCTTTAAGTGGGCCAGCTGTAATTGCTTATGCAGATACATTAATTAGAGCAGATTTTGATTTAGATAAAACTGCTGATAGTGTTATTTGGGTAAAACAGGTAGAAAAGCCTGAAGCTTTTGGTGTTGTTAAACTAAATGATAAAAACGAAATTACAGAGCTAGTTGAAAAACCAGAGCAATTTGTGTCTGACCTAGCTGTAATTGGTATTTATTACTTTAAGGATGTTGCCGTTCTAAAAGATGAATTGCAGCACGTTTTAGACAATAACATTATTAATGGTGGAGAATACCAAATTAATGATGGTATTAAGCAGATGATGCAAAAGGGTAAAAAGTTTGTTTCTGGTAAGGTTGATGAATGGATGGACTGTGGAAATAAAAATGTTACCGTAGAAACCAATATGCGTATGCTTGGCTTTTTAGAAAAAGATGGTGAAGCATTAGTTTCTAAATCTGTTACATTAGAAAATGCTAATATTATAGAGCCTTGCTACATAGGAGAAAACGTAGTGCTTAAAAACACCACTGTTGGTCCTTATGTATCTGTAGGGGATAATACAGCTATAGAAAACTCAACAATAAAAAATAGCTTAATACAAACCAATAGCAAAATTGAAAATGCAAATTTAGATAATGCAATGGTTGGTAACCACGTAAAATACAATGGCAATTATGAGACAATTAGCATTGGAGATTACTCGGTTTTAGAATAA
- a CDS encoding aminopeptidase P family protein — MKYNQIDSKLFVKNRKKFMAQMKPKSVAVFNSNDIYPIGADSTMPFEQNRNIFYLSGADQEETILILFPDALDPKHKEILFVRETNEHIAVWEGEKLTKERATEVSGIETVYWLSDFDKVFFDVMTEAETVYFDTNEHYRQAVETETREDRFIKKCKADYPAHQWAKSFTIMQNIRGVKEPEELALMQEACNITEKGFRRLLSFVKPGVWEYEIEAELLHEFIRNRSKGFAYTPIIASGANANVLHYIENNQQCKDGDVILMDVAAEYANYSSDLSRSIPVSGKFTKRQKEVYNAVLRVKNDATKMLVPGTLWAEYHKEVGKLMTSELLGLGLLDKADVQNEDKNWPAYKKYFMHGTSHHIGLNTHDYGELKTPMKANMVFTVEPGIYIPNENLGIRLEDDVVIQENGEPFNLMANIPIEADEIEELMQAK; from the coding sequence ATGAAGTACAATCAAATCGATTCTAAATTATTCGTAAAAAACCGCAAAAAGTTTATGGCTCAAATGAAGCCTAAGAGTGTTGCTGTTTTTAATTCTAATGACATATACCCTATTGGCGCAGATAGCACAATGCCTTTTGAGCAAAATAGAAATATTTTTTACCTATCGGGTGCAGACCAAGAAGAAACTATTTTGATTCTTTTTCCTGATGCACTAGATCCTAAACACAAAGAAATTTTATTTGTACGCGAAACCAATGAACATATTGCTGTTTGGGAAGGGGAAAAACTTACCAAAGAGCGCGCCACAGAAGTTTCTGGAATAGAAACTGTATATTGGTTGTCTGATTTTGACAAAGTTTTCTTTGATGTAATGACCGAGGCAGAAACTGTTTACTTTGACACTAACGAGCACTATAGACAAGCTGTAGAAACAGAAACAAGGGAAGACCGATTTATAAAAAAATGCAAAGCAGATTACCCTGCACACCAATGGGCAAAAAGCTTTACCATAATGCAAAATATTAGAGGCGTAAAAGAGCCTGAAGAATTGGCATTGATGCAAGAAGCTTGTAATATCACAGAAAAAGGCTTTAGACGTTTATTAAGCTTTGTTAAACCTGGTGTTTGGGAGTATGAAATTGAAGCAGAATTACTGCACGAGTTTATACGTAACCGCTCTAAAGGTTTTGCTTATACACCAATTATTGCTTCTGGCGCCAATGCAAACGTATTACACTACATAGAAAACAACCAACAATGTAAAGATGGTGATGTTATACTTATGGATGTTGCTGCAGAATACGCAAACTACTCTAGTGACTTAAGTAGAAGTATACCTGTAAGCGGTAAGTTTACAAAAAGACAAAAAGAGGTTTATAACGCGGTTTTACGTGTTAAAAATGATGCTACAAAAATGCTTGTTCCTGGAACACTTTGGGCAGAATACCATAAGGAAGTTGGTAAATTAATGACCAGTGAGTTATTAGGCCTTGGTTTATTAGACAAAGCAGATGTACAAAATGAAGATAAAAACTGGCCTGCATACAAAAAATACTTTATGCACGGTACTAGCCACCACATTGGTTTAAATACACATGATTACGGAGAATTAAAAACTCCAATGAAAGCAAATATGGTATTTACAGTAGAGCCTGGTATTTACATACCTAATGAAAACTTAGGTATTAGGTTAGAGGATGATGTTGTAATACAAGAAAATGGAGAGCCGTTTAACTTAATGGCCAACATTCCTATAGAAGCAGATGAAATTGAAGAATTAATGCAAGCAAAATAG
- a CDS encoding cytochrome c peroxidase, protein MLKHSFKILFFLVLLASACKEKQDYTKTTTSQEVNWKAAQDYYAKHITQAAELIDTLNTVKYNDSLAKTLFFKLRIAFKKAEPFAGALNPSVTHKANGPALPTYNDDSGRIVSPVGLQKIEETLFTEDGNQKDFLRELYYQKGFVNNLKENIKKRELTPKRFFIGTHQQLIRIASLAMAGFDTPVTGRSIEETAISLISLHQVYKLTLQPLIVEKNKKLDADFSKNISEAISYIKKNTDFILFDRYTFIRDYLNPITKNWVEIRQTSQLWDGKTNAYPFNFNAPTFFEEDSFNANYFLDVNDRNPSEEKIALGKKLFFDKKLSSDGAMSCATCHLPNKGYTDGLRLGKNNNKALLQRNTPTLLNSIYQKAFFWDGRANTIDDQISAVFKNDKEFNTDVHRFSGNILKDTTYITLFKNAFGVVPNSNRETVRAISVYVSTLIGFNSKFDKDLRGETSSFTAEEKNGFNLFMGKALCATCHFIPLTNGTVPPFYKETEKEVIGVPKTSKNKVLDNDRGFYWVFEEDIHDKMFKTPTVRNSTLTAPYMHNGIYNTLEEVVNFYNLGGGAGLGFNLDHQTLPFDELKLTDKEQKNLVAFMHTLTDNTVAGEK, encoded by the coding sequence ATGCTTAAACACAGTTTTAAAATTTTATTTTTTTTGGTATTACTTGCTTCTGCCTGCAAAGAAAAACAAGACTATACCAAAACCACTACTTCACAAGAGGTCAACTGGAAAGCTGCTCAAGATTATTACGCAAAACACATAACGCAAGCAGCAGAATTAATAGACACGCTAAACACAGTTAAGTATAATGACAGTTTAGCTAAAACTCTTTTTTTTAAATTACGTATTGCTTTTAAAAAAGCAGAACCTTTTGCAGGCGCTTTAAACCCTTCTGTAACCCATAAAGCAAACGGGCCCGCTTTACCCACATATAATGATGATAGCGGCAGAATAGTTTCGCCTGTTGGCTTACAAAAAATAGAAGAAACATTATTTACTGAAGACGGAAACCAAAAAGACTTTTTAAGAGAACTTTACTACCAAAAAGGATTTGTAAACAACTTAAAAGAAAATATAAAAAAAAGAGAATTAACACCTAAACGCTTTTTTATTGGTACACACCAACAATTAATACGTATTGCAAGTTTAGCAATGGCTGGTTTTGACACTCCTGTAACAGGCAGAAGTATAGAAGAAACAGCGATATCATTAATCAGTTTACACCAAGTTTATAAATTAACCTTACAACCATTAATTGTAGAAAAAAACAAGAAGCTAGACGCTGATTTTAGTAAAAATATAAGTGAAGCAATTAGCTACATTAAAAAGAATACCGACTTTATTTTATTTGATAGATATACTTTTATAAGAGATTACCTAAACCCAATTACAAAAAACTGGGTAGAAATAAGACAAACATCTCAACTTTGGGATGGAAAAACCAATGCATATCCTTTTAATTTTAATGCTCCTACTTTTTTTGAAGAAGATAGTTTTAATGCAAATTACTTTTTAGATGTAAACGATAGAAACCCTTCTGAAGAGAAAATTGCTTTAGGGAAAAAGTTATTTTTTGATAAAAAACTATCTAGTGATGGCGCAATGTCATGTGCTACCTGCCATTTACCAAATAAAGGATATACAGATGGACTAAGACTTGGCAAAAACAATAACAAAGCTCTACTACAAAGAAACACACCCACACTACTAAATAGCATTTACCAAAAAGCATTTTTTTGGGACGGAAGAGCAAATACTATAGACGACCAAATAAGTGCTGTTTTTAAAAACGATAAAGAGTTTAATACAGATGTACATCGTTTTTCAGGAAATATTTTAAAAGACACCACCTATATAACATTATTTAAAAATGCTTTTGGCGTTGTACCTAATAGCAATAGAGAAACCGTTAGAGCTATATCTGTTTATGTATCTACATTAATTGGATTTAATTCTAAATTTGATAAGGACTTGCGAGGTGAAACTAGCAGTTTTACCGCTGAAGAAAAAAACGGTTTTAATTTATTTATGGGTAAAGCACTTTGTGCAACCTGCCATTTTATACCCTTAACAAACGGCACAGTACCGCCTTTTTATAAAGAAACAGAGAAAGAGGTTATTGGCGTACCAAAAACAAGTAAAAACAAAGTTTTAGACAACGACAGAGGTTTTTATTGGGTTTTTGAAGAAGATATACATGATAAAATGTTTAAAACACCCACAGTTAGAAATAGCACACTAACAGCTCCTTATATGCACAATGGTATTTACAACACTTTAGAAGAAGTTGTTAATTTTTACAACCTAGGAGGTGGAGCTGGTTTAGGCTTTAATTTAGACCACCAAACACTACCTTTTGATGAGCTTAAGCTAACAGATAAAGAACAAAAAAACCTAGTAGCTTTTATGCATACCCTTACAGATAATACTGTTGCTGGTGAAAAATAA
- a CDS encoding sialidase family protein yields MKKFLFMCLMFSGTLSFAQPAATPKNVVQNALVQKKQMEESSVVKNIVFTNIGPTVMSGRIVDVAVNPKQPTEFYAAYASGGLWYTNNNGTTFTPVMDNASTQNIGDIAVDWQSGTIWVGTGENNSSRSSYAGVGLLKSTDKGETWQNMGLVDAHHIGRILINPENTNEVVVGATGHLYSANEERGIYKTTDGGKTWKKTLFVNDVTGIIDVAMVPTNFNVQYAAAWEKDRKAWNFSGNGSNSAIYKSIDGGSNWTKITTKESGFPTGEGVGRIGLAVFDENTVYAVHDSQFRRPAEAKKKKASNDLVKDDFKTMSNKEFLALSDSKLNNFLKTNGFHEKHRAPNVKQMVRVGTVKPIDIAKYLEDANSMLFETPVVGAEVYRSDDAGKTWKKTNQEHIDNLFYSYGYYFAQIRVHPKNKDEIYLAGVPLIKSNDGGKTFDNIDGPNVHSDHHALWINPDLKGHLINGNDGGINISYDDGKNWIKNNSPAVGQFYAINVDDEKPYNVYGGLQDNGVWVGANNARESVRWHQTGQYPWESLMGGDGMQVQIDSRNANIVYTGFQFGNYFRIDRENDSQKYIQPKHNLGESPYRFNWQTPILLSPHNQDILYLGGNKLHRSFNKGDNWETISGDLTNGGKKGNVAYGTLTTISESPFAFGLLYTGSDDGAIQLTKNGGASWEKISDNLKNDELWVSRVVASAHKKERVYVTLNGYRWDDYTPYVYVSDDYGKSWKNIGGNIPASPVNVIIEDPENENLLFIGTDNGLYVSFNMGNTWNLFTNGIPAVAVHDLVIQPTAKDLLVGTHGRSIYKTNIAKLQEMTPKMLAKKLHLFKPENIKHSSRWGNAQSTRFRPNTPGVDINFYADKKGSFTARILTMNNTEVSSVVVDGEKGFNVLSYDVAFSKTGKSNFLKKNKVKLQQAKDGKTYLPKGVYKIELSGNGAKTVTKFEIK; encoded by the coding sequence ATGAAAAAATTTTTATTCATGTGCCTTATGTTTTCTGGTACATTAAGCTTTGCTCAGCCAGCAGCAACCCCCAAAAACGTTGTGCAAAATGCACTTGTACAAAAAAAACAAATGGAAGAATCTTCTGTTGTAAAAAATATAGTATTCACTAATATTGGGCCAACAGTAATGAGTGGCCGTATTGTAGATGTTGCTGTTAACCCTAAGCAACCTACGGAGTTTTATGCTGCTTATGCATCTGGAGGATTGTGGTATACAAATAATAATGGCACAACTTTTACTCCGGTGATGGACAATGCAAGCACGCAAAATATAGGAGATATTGCTGTAGACTGGCAATCTGGAACTATATGGGTTGGTACAGGAGAAAATAATTCGTCTAGATCTTCTTATGCTGGTGTGGGATTATTAAAATCTACAGATAAAGGAGAAACCTGGCAGAATATGGGTTTGGTAGATGCGCACCATATTGGCCGTATTTTAATTAATCCAGAAAATACTAATGAGGTTGTTGTAGGTGCAACAGGGCATTTATACTCTGCTAATGAGGAGCGTGGTATTTATAAAACTACAGATGGTGGTAAAACTTGGAAAAAAACACTTTTTGTAAATGATGTTACTGGTATTATAGACGTTGCTATGGTGCCAACTAACTTTAATGTACAATATGCAGCTGCTTGGGAAAAAGACCGTAAAGCTTGGAATTTTTCTGGTAACGGATCTAACTCTGCTATATATAAAAGTATTGATGGTGGTAGTAACTGGACAAAAATTACAACTAAGGAAAGTGGTTTTCCTACTGGAGAAGGTGTTGGTAGAATTGGTTTAGCCGTTTTTGATGAAAACACTGTTTACGCTGTTCATGATAGTCAGTTTAGAAGACCTGCAGAAGCTAAAAAGAAAAAAGCATCTAATGATTTGGTTAAAGATGATTTTAAAACAATGTCTAATAAAGAGTTTTTGGCTTTGTCTGACTCTAAGCTTAATAATTTTTTAAAAACAAACGGTTTTCATGAAAAGCATAGAGCGCCAAATGTTAAGCAAATGGTACGTGTTGGTACTGTTAAACCAATAGATATTGCTAAGTATTTAGAAGATGCCAACTCTATGTTGTTTGAAACGCCTGTTGTTGGAGCAGAAGTATATAGGAGTGATGATGCAGGGAAGACTTGGAAAAAAACAAACCAAGAACATATAGATAATTTGTTTTATAGTTATGGCTATTACTTTGCGCAAATAAGAGTACACCCTAAAAATAAAGATGAAATTTACTTAGCTGGTGTGCCGCTAATAAAATCTAATGATGGCGGTAAAACTTTTGATAATATAGATGGTCCAAATGTACACTCAGACCATCACGCACTATGGATTAATCCGGATTTAAAAGGACATTTAATTAATGGTAATGATGGCGGAATTAATATATCATACGATGATGGTAAAAATTGGATAAAAAATAATTCACCAGCTGTTGGTCAGTTTTATGCTATTAATGTGGATGATGAAAAACCATATAATGTGTATGGTGGTTTGCAAGATAACGGAGTTTGGGTTGGTGCCAATAATGCTAGAGAAAGTGTAAGGTGGCACCAAACAGGACAGTATCCTTGGGAAAGCTTAATGGGTGGTGATGGTATGCAAGTGCAGATAGATAGTAGAAATGCTAACATTGTTTATACAGGTTTTCAGTTTGGAAACTATTTTAGAATAGACAGGGAAAACGATTCTCAAAAATACATTCAGCCTAAACATAATTTAGGGGAGAGTCCTTATCGCTTTAATTGGCAAACACCAATTTTATTGTCTCCTCATAACCAAGATATTTTATACTTAGGAGGTAATAAATTGCACCGTTCTTTTAATAAAGGAGATAATTGGGAAACTATTTCTGGCGATTTAACAAATGGAGGTAAAAAAGGAAATGTGGCTTACGGTACATTAACTACAATATCAGAATCTCCTTTTGCATTTGGATTGCTGTACACAGGTAGTGATGACGGAGCCATACAACTTACTAAAAATGGCGGTGCTTCATGGGAAAAAATAAGTGATAACCTTAAAAACGATGAGCTTTGGGTGTCTAGAGTTGTTGCGTCTGCGCATAAAAAAGAACGTGTTTATGTAACTTTAAATGGTTACAGATGGGATGATTATACGCCATACGTATATGTAAGTGATGATTACGGTAAAAGCTGGAAAAATATTGGTGGTAACATACCTGCTTCTCCAGTAAATGTTATTATTGAAGATCCTGAAAATGAAAATTTATTATTTATTGGTACAGATAATGGTTTGTATGTGTCTTTTAATATGGGAAATACCTGGAATTTATTTACTAACGGTATACCTGCTGTAGCTGTTCATGACTTGGTAATACAACCTACGGCAAAAGATTTATTGGTTGGTACGCATGGTAGAAGCATTTATAAAACTAATATTGCCAAGCTTCAGGAAATGACACCTAAAATGTTGGCTAAAAAATTACACTTGTTTAAACCAGAAAACATTAAACATTCTAGCAGGTGGGGTAATGCTCAATCAACAAGGTTTAGGCCAAACACACCAGGAGTAGATATCAATTTTTATGCAGATAAAAAAGGGAGTTTTACTGCTCGTATTTTAACTATGAATAATACAGAGGTTAGCTCTGTTGTTGTAGATGGTGAAAAAGGGTTTAATGTGTTGTCTTATGATGTTGCTTTTTCTAAAACAGGAAAATCTAACTTTCTAAAAAAGAATAAAGTAAAGTTACAGCAAGCTAAAGATGGCAAAACATATTTGCCTAAGGGAGTGTATAAAATAGAATTGTCTGGTAATGGGGCTAAAACAGTTACAAAATTTGAAATAAAATAA
- a CDS encoding OmpA family protein: protein MHTNPQIKPTYKHIIYLILCFSLLQLNAQNLVKNPSFESSKKCSKKPGNFEKDVLEWRTPSDGSTDYYSDCSPEMSTNHNFIGRQQVYHGKAFAGFYMLGPDNYREYITGVLTQTLVKGKRYKVSFMVSLADKAGLAVDEFQILFTEKSPKWSTKKSIAIDYVNNSEEIRLLKVRSAAGFSNKRTWTNVSTTFVANGTETFVTLGNFKRDKRTRTKVTNDRLRKASYYYIDQVSVVEDEGINLDEIYVIKDLLFTSDSYVINKEAKGQLRELVRHLKRNPRLNVTIYGHSDNEGDAKYNKLLSLNRAKSVGEFLLDNGLTFDRIKWQGYGDEIPLATNNSETGRLKNRRVEFVVSESKYNTYANNGFEEDKE from the coding sequence ATGCACACTAACCCCCAAATAAAACCTACTTACAAACATATTATTTACTTAATTTTATGTTTTTCATTATTACAATTAAATGCGCAAAACTTAGTTAAAAACCCAAGTTTTGAGTCTTCTAAAAAGTGTAGTAAAAAACCAGGAAACTTTGAAAAAGATGTCTTGGAATGGCGTACACCATCTGATGGTAGTACAGACTATTATAGTGACTGTAGCCCAGAAATGAGCACAAATCATAACTTTATAGGCAGACAGCAAGTTTATCATGGTAAGGCTTTTGCTGGTTTTTATATGCTAGGCCCAGATAATTACAGAGAGTACATTACTGGTGTTTTAACGCAAACACTTGTAAAAGGCAAAAGATATAAAGTGTCTTTTATGGTAAGCTTGGCAGATAAAGCTGGTTTAGCTGTAGATGAATTTCAAATTTTATTTACCGAAAAATCTCCTAAATGGAGTACTAAAAAAAGTATTGCTATAGACTATGTAAATAACTCAGAAGAAATTAGGTTGTTAAAAGTTAGGTCTGCTGCTGGTTTTTCTAACAAAAGAACTTGGACAAACGTCTCTACAACTTTTGTAGCCAACGGTACAGAAACTTTTGTTACACTTGGTAATTTTAAAAGAGATAAAAGAACCAGAACTAAGGTTACTAATGACAGGCTTCGTAAAGCATCATACTACTACATAGATCAGGTATCTGTTGTAGAAGATGAGGGTATTAATTTAGATGAAATATATGTTATTAAAGACTTGCTATTTACATCTGATAGTTATGTGATTAATAAAGAAGCTAAAGGGCAATTAAGGGAGTTGGTAAGGCATTTAAAAAGAAATCCAAGACTTAATGTTACCATTTATGGGCATTCTGACAACGAAGGAGATGCTAAATACAACAAACTATTGTCTTTAAACAGAGCAAAATCTGTAGGTGAATTTTTATTGGATAATGGTTTAACTTTTGACCGTATTAAATGGCAAGGATATGGAGATGAAATTCCTTTGGCAACTAATAACAGTGAAACAGGAAGATTAAAAAACAGAAGGGTTGAGTTTGTGGTTTCAGAAAGTAAGTACAATACTTACGCAAACAATGGTTTTGAAGAAGATAAAGAGTAA